One window of the Rhizorhabdus dicambivorans genome contains the following:
- a CDS encoding ArsR/SmtB family transcription factor — translation MEDSLSLKLAALADPTRRAIVARLARGEASVAELQKPFGISQPAISRHLKVLEAAGLIEQGRAAQTRPRRLKVEALRETGAWFDQVASFWQESFDRLDEMLATEKGEDC, via the coding sequence ATGGAAGATTCTCTGAGTCTCAAACTGGCGGCGCTCGCCGATCCGACGCGCCGGGCGATCGTCGCCCGGCTGGCGCGCGGGGAGGCGAGCGTTGCCGAACTGCAGAAGCCGTTCGGTATCAGCCAGCCGGCTATCTCGCGCCATCTCAAGGTGCTGGAGGCGGCGGGCCTGATCGAGCAGGGCCGTGCCGCGCAGACCCGCCCACGCCGCCTGAAGGTCGAAGCGCTGCGCGAGACCGGCGCCTGGTTCGATCAGGTCGCCAGCTTCTGGCAGGAAAGTTTCGATCGGCTCGACGAGATGCTCGCGACGGAGAAGGGGGAGGATTGCTGA
- the ftsH gene encoding ATP-dependent zinc metalloprotease FtsH → MNDEKEPKQPNPWMKSLAIWMGILLALVVFVSMFESSSRTAAGDQIAYSEFLARVNDGAVREADIGDGVINGKFNNGAAFTTNAPNDPMLIQRLSEKNVLFRAKPAEQTSFWMIMLYQSLPFLLILGIAFFVMRQMQKNAGSGAMGFGKSRAKMLTEKHGRVTFDDVAGIDEAREELQEIVDFLKDPTKFARLGGKIPKGALLVGSPGTGKTLLARAIAGEANVPFFTISGSDFVEMFVGVGASRVRDMFEQAKKNAPCIVFIDEIDAVGRHRGAGLGNGNDEREQTLNQLLVEMDGFEANEGIIIVAATNRPDVLDPALLRPGRFDRQVVVPRPDIEGRDKILAVHMKKIPLAPDVNSRTIARGTPGFSGADLANLVNEAALLAARKGKRLVAMKEFEEAKDKVMMGAERKSMVMTEDEKKATAYHEAGHALVSLHVPGCDPLHKVTIIPRGRALGVTWNLPERDRYSMTMKQMKARLALCFGGRIAEQIIYGNDELNTGASNDIQQATDMARSMVMEYGMSEKLGWLRYRDNQDEVFLGHSVARNQSVSEATAQLIDQEVRRLIEEAEHTARTVLTEHLDELHRLGSALLEYETLSGEEAKRIIKGDDIGRDDGNSRAPAALSTGGSSIPKSRRPGGGWGEPKPA, encoded by the coding sequence ATGAACGACGAGAAAGAGCCGAAGCAGCCAAACCCGTGGATGAAGAGCCTCGCCATCTGGATGGGCATATTGCTCGCGCTCGTCGTTTTCGTTTCCATGTTCGAAAGCTCGTCGCGCACGGCGGCGGGCGATCAGATCGCTTATTCGGAATTCCTGGCCCGCGTTAACGACGGCGCGGTGCGCGAGGCGGACATCGGCGACGGGGTGATCAACGGCAAGTTCAACAACGGCGCGGCCTTCACCACCAACGCGCCCAACGATCCGATGCTGATCCAGCGGCTGTCCGAGAAGAACGTCCTGTTCCGCGCCAAGCCCGCCGAACAGACCAGCTTCTGGATGATCATGCTCTATCAGTCGCTGCCCTTCCTGCTGATCCTTGGCATCGCCTTCTTTGTGATGCGCCAGATGCAGAAGAATGCTGGATCGGGCGCGATGGGCTTCGGCAAGAGCCGGGCCAAGATGCTGACCGAGAAGCATGGCCGCGTCACCTTCGACGATGTCGCCGGCATCGATGAGGCGCGTGAGGAACTGCAGGAGATCGTCGATTTCCTGAAGGACCCGACCAAGTTCGCCCGTCTCGGCGGCAAGATTCCGAAGGGCGCGCTGCTGGTCGGCTCTCCCGGCACCGGCAAGACGCTGCTCGCCCGTGCGATCGCCGGCGAGGCGAACGTGCCATTCTTCACCATCTCGGGTTCGGATTTCGTCGAGATGTTCGTCGGCGTCGGCGCGAGCCGTGTCCGCGACATGTTCGAGCAGGCGAAGAAGAACGCCCCCTGCATCGTCTTCATCGACGAGATCGACGCGGTCGGCCGCCATCGCGGCGCCGGCCTCGGCAACGGCAATGACGAGCGCGAGCAGACCCTGAACCAGCTGCTGGTCGAGATGGACGGCTTCGAGGCGAACGAAGGCATTATCATCGTCGCCGCGACCAACCGGCCCGATGTCCTTGATCCCGCCTTGCTGCGTCCGGGCCGTTTCGACCGCCAGGTCGTGGTGCCGCGCCCCGATATCGAGGGCCGCGACAAGATCCTCGCCGTTCACATGAAGAAGATTCCGCTCGCTCCCGACGTCAATTCGCGCACCATCGCGCGCGGCACGCCGGGCTTTTCGGGCGCCGACCTCGCCAACCTGGTGAACGAGGCCGCGCTGCTGGCCGCGCGCAAGGGCAAGCGGCTCGTTGCGATGAAGGAGTTCGAGGAGGCCAAAGACAAGGTCATGATGGGTGCCGAGAGGAAGTCCATGGTCATGACCGAGGATGAGAAGAAGGCGACCGCTTATCATGAGGCCGGTCATGCCCTCGTCTCGCTCCATGTCCCGGGCTGCGATCCGCTCCACAAGGTGACGATCATCCCGCGCGGCCGGGCGCTGGGCGTCACCTGGAACCTGCCCGAGCGCGACCGCTATTCGATGACGATGAAGCAGATGAAGGCGCGTCTGGCGCTGTGCTTCGGTGGCCGAATCGCGGAACAGATCATCTATGGCAACGACGAACTCAACACCGGCGCCTCCAACGACATCCAGCAAGCCACCGACATGGCCCGTTCGATGGTGATGGAATATGGCATGTCGGAAAAGCTCGGCTGGCTGCGCTATCGCGACAATCAGGACGAGGTGTTCCTCGGCCATTCGGTCGCACGCAACCAGAGCGTTTCCGAAGCGACCGCCCAGCTGATCGACCAGGAGGTCCGCCGCCTGATCGAGGAGGCCGAACATACCGCCAGGACCGTGCTGACCGAACATCTTGACGAGCTGCACCGGCTCGGCTCGGCGCTGCTCGAATATGAGACGCTGTCTGGCGAGGAGGCCAAGCGCATCATCAAGGGCGATGATATCGGTCGCGACGATGGCAACAGCCGGGCCCCGGCCGCGCTCAGTACCGGCGGCTCCTCGATCCCGAAAAGCCGGCGGCCGGGCGGCGGGTGGGGCGAACCCAAACCGGCCTGA
- the tilS gene encoding tRNA lysidine(34) synthetase TilS → MTPITALQRDRLAANLTRLLPDPAARLGIAVSGGPDSMALLHLAAVAFPGRIEAATVDHGLRAGSPAEAALVGRASEALGVPHAILHVDVAREASLQAAARRARYEALAAWARERGLGAVATAHHADDQAETLLMRLGRGAGLAGLGGIRERRDLGGVLLVRPLIGWRRSELAAVVADVETADDPSNADPRYDRTHARALLAALGDRLDPLRIAASAAHLAQADEALEWIVSEAVRSRVERCADGRILADIEGLPREIARRILARLVEEGDSPVDGPTLDTAMARLDAGLVATLGVLKLSPGRRVSIEKAPPRR, encoded by the coding sequence ATGACCCCCATCACCGCCCTGCAGCGCGATCGCCTCGCTGCCAATCTCACCCGCCTGCTGCCCGATCCTGCCGCCCGCCTCGGCATCGCCGTATCGGGCGGTCCCGACAGCATGGCGCTGCTCCATCTCGCCGCAGTCGCGTTTCCGGGGCGGATCGAAGCGGCCACCGTCGACCATGGCCTGCGCGCCGGCAGCCCCGCCGAGGCCGCGCTCGTCGGCCGCGCCTCCGAGGCGCTCGGCGTGCCCCACGCCATCCTTCATGTCGACGTCGCCCGCGAAGCCAGCCTTCAGGCCGCCGCCCGCCGCGCCCGTTACGAAGCACTCGCCGCCTGGGCCCGCGAGCGCGGCCTTGGCGCCGTCGCCACCGCCCACCATGCCGACGACCAGGCCGAAACCCTGTTGATGCGGCTGGGTCGCGGCGCCGGGCTTGCCGGTCTGGGTGGTATCCGCGAGCGCCGCGATCTTGGCGGAGTGCTTCTCGTTCGCCCGCTGATCGGCTGGCGTCGTTCCGAGCTGGCGGCGGTCGTGGCCGATGTCGAGACGGCCGATGACCCCAGCAACGCTGATCCGCGCTATGATCGTACCCACGCCCGGGCGTTGCTGGCGGCCCTGGGCGACCGGCTCGATCCCCTCCGCATCGCCGCCAGCGCCGCCCATCTCGCTCAGGCGGACGAGGCGCTGGAATGGATCGTCTCGGAAGCGGTTCGCTCGCGGGTCGAGAGATGCGCCGATGGACGCATCCTCGCCGATATCGAGGGCTTGCCGCGTGAGATCGCGCGAAGGATACTCGCGCGGCTGGTCGAAGAGGGCGATTCGCCGGTGGACGGCCCGACTCTCGATACCGCGATGGCGCGGCTCGACGCGGGGCTGGTCGCGACGCTTGGGGTGCTCAAATTGTCGCCCGGCCGGCGCGTATCGATCGAAAAAGCGCCCCCGCGCCGTTGA
- a CDS encoding tol-pal system YbgF family protein has translation MKKAIVALLLLSATAPASFAPALAQQASAPMTVDKRVDKLEKEMKAVQRKVFPGGAQQYFEPEIKPQVAPPAPVGTPADTLSADLTRRVDALEKALAALTGQVEQNSFNLRKLEDQFAKMRGDAEFRLNALEGKSAPVAGGGAPGASLPYVVPPAPKPAGGTAPAPAAPAAAVPAASADPGYDAYMAGYRLWEAKKYPEAVAALKAMYAKYPKHKYASYARNLAGRAYLDNAQYNEAIREFFENTKIEDGERAPHSYVFMAQALMKRKPPLFDKACQAYEVLAAKYPDKVTGALEVMVAKGKADAKCK, from the coding sequence ATGAAGAAGGCGATCGTCGCCCTCCTGCTCCTGTCCGCTACCGCACCGGCCAGCTTCGCGCCCGCACTCGCCCAGCAGGCGAGCGCGCCGATGACGGTCGACAAGCGGGTCGACAAGCTCGAAAAGGAGATGAAGGCCGTCCAGCGCAAGGTCTTCCCCGGCGGTGCGCAGCAATATTTCGAACCGGAGATCAAGCCGCAGGTTGCGCCGCCCGCGCCGGTCGGCACGCCTGCCGACACGCTGAGCGCCGATCTCACGCGCCGGGTGGATGCGCTGGAAAAGGCCCTGGCTGCGCTGACCGGCCAGGTCGAACAGAACAGCTTCAACCTGCGCAAGCTCGAGGATCAGTTCGCCAAGATGAGGGGCGATGCCGAGTTCCGCCTCAACGCGCTCGAGGGCAAGTCCGCGCCCGTCGCCGGGGGCGGCGCCCCCGGCGCGAGCCTGCCCTATGTCGTCCCGCCCGCGCCCAAGCCGGCGGGCGGCACCGCGCCGGCCCCGGCGGCACCCGCTGCCGCCGTTCCCGCTGCGAGCGCCGATCCGGGCTATGATGCCTATATGGCCGGCTATCGGCTGTGGGAGGCGAAGAAATATCCGGAGGCGGTTGCGGCGCTGAAGGCGATGTACGCGAAATATCCCAAGCACAAATATGCCAGCTACGCCCGCAACCTCGCCGGCCGCGCCTATCTCGACAATGCCCAGTATAACGAGGCGATCCGCGAGTTCTTCGAAAACACCAAGATCGAGGATGGAGAGCGTGCGCCGCACAGCTATGTCTTCATGGCCCAGGCGCTGATGAAGCGGAAGCCGCCTTTGTTCGACAAGGCCTGCCAGGCCTATGAGGTGCTCGCGGCCAAATATCCCGACAAGGTGACCGGCGCGCTGGAGGTGATGGTCGCCAAGGGCAAGGCCGATGCCAAATGCAAATGA
- a CDS encoding helix-turn-helix domain-containing protein, translated as MSEGADDDRGLFPRSVGEQLAAERARQQLELSDVAARTRIPLRHLEAIESGDRASLPALPYSAGFVKSYAMMLGLDGQALSRAFRDEVGDAQRAHFEPEAYEPVDPTRVPSRLLAMIALGVALLLGMAYLLLRFEGDSSDLAKLAADTVQDNRPIPARRVAPPVPTGPVAPTGPISVAAIEDVWIKVSERDGSNTYFMDVLVAGQSFTVPDGAVDPVLRTGRPQSLKVMIGTTELPPVGRPDQLVRYYSLKRGTLVAIVMEAAAAATDPANAADGNVADAPEVLPGLSADPAPDSDRRPQP; from the coding sequence ATGAGCGAAGGCGCGGACGACGATCGAGGCCTGTTTCCCCGCAGCGTGGGCGAGCAACTGGCGGCTGAGCGCGCGCGGCAGCAGCTGGAACTGAGCGACGTAGCCGCGCGTACCCGCATCCCGCTGCGTCATCTGGAGGCGATCGAGAGCGGCGATCGTGCCAGCCTGCCGGCGCTGCCCTATTCGGCAGGCTTCGTGAAAAGCTATGCGATGATGCTCGGGCTCGATGGCCAGGCGCTGTCGCGTGCGTTCCGCGACGAGGTCGGCGATGCCCAGCGCGCGCATTTCGAACCCGAGGCCTATGAGCCGGTCGATCCTACCCGCGTACCGTCGCGCCTGCTGGCGATGATCGCGCTGGGCGTGGCGCTGCTGCTGGGCATGGCCTATCTTCTGCTGCGTTTCGAAGGCGACAGCAGCGATCTCGCCAAGCTTGCCGCCGACACGGTCCAGGACAATCGCCCGATCCCGGCCAGGCGGGTTGCGCCGCCGGTTCCCACCGGCCCGGTCGCGCCGACCGGTCCGATAAGCGTCGCGGCGATCGAGGATGTCTGGATCAAGGTGTCCGAGCGCGACGGCAGCAACACCTATTTCATGGACGTGCTGGTCGCGGGCCAGAGCTTCACGGTCCCCGATGGTGCGGTCGATCCGGTCCTCCGCACGGGGCGGCCGCAATCGCTCAAGGTTATGATCGGTACGACCGAACTGCCTCCGGTCGGCAGGCCGGACCAGCTGGTGCGCTACTATAGCCTCAAGCGTGGCACTCTGGTCGCGATCGTGATGGAGGCCGCGGCGGCGGCTACCGATCCCGCCAATGCGGCCGACGGCAATGTGGCCGACGCGCCGGAGGTACTGCCGGGATTGTCGGCTGACCCCGCACCCGACTCCGATCGCCGCCCGCAGCCTTGA
- the ptsP gene encoding phosphoenolpyruvate--protein phosphotransferase — translation MSPITATSAARTILTRLHDVMASRSAAQSKLNHVVQIIGEALDTEVCSVYLLRDGALELFATRGLKQAAVHVTKLGMGEGLVGTIAQNVETLNLDEATSHPDFAYKPETGEELFHSFAGVPIVRREQAVGVLAVQHREQRRFDDVEIEALQTVAMVLAELIAGAGLIDEGSSGSKDARESGPVRLAGLKLVEGMARGRAVYHQPRIEIEHTVAEDIEVERHRVISAFAKMRDQIDRMTREADFGAVGEHQDVLAMYKMFAYDEGWIRRINEAIDAGLTAEAAIERVQQRTRMRMREIGDPLLADRMHDLEDLSNRLLRIVSGQLGTAAQLGLRQDSILIARNLGPAELLEYDRRRLKGVVLEEGSLTAHVTIVARAMGVPVLGRVRDVRRTINDGDTLLLDGTVGSVVVRPNATMEEAFEAQMMVGQKRRAEFAAMRDLPAQTKDGLRIELMVNAGLRDDMAALDVTGADGVGLFRTEFQFLVSATLPQRERQQRLYREVLEAAGDRPVIFRTVDIGGDKALPYLNTDDEADEENPALGWRAIRLGLERDALMKVQARALIEAAAGRTLSVMFPMVSEPWEYDEAVALFEAQRKWIHDHGRGVPNAIRYGTMLEVPALAESLDMILPKLDFLSIGTNDLTQFLFAADRANPKLAERYDWLSPAILRFLGRVTRQACEANVPVGVCGEMGGRPLEAMALIGLGIGRLSITPAAIGPVKAMIRSLDAAALRERMADFLSRPLRSLRADLSAWADSNGVAVA, via the coding sequence ATGTCGCCGATCACCGCCACCTCTGCCGCGCGCACGATTCTCACGCGCCTGCACGACGTGATGGCATCGCGCTCGGCGGCGCAGAGCAAGCTCAACCATGTCGTCCAGATCATCGGTGAGGCGCTCGATACCGAGGTGTGCTCGGTCTATCTGCTGCGTGATGGGGCGCTGGAGCTGTTCGCGACCCGGGGCCTGAAGCAGGCCGCCGTCCATGTCACCAAGCTTGGGATGGGCGAAGGTCTGGTCGGCACCATCGCCCAGAATGTCGAGACGCTGAACCTCGATGAGGCGACCAGCCACCCCGACTTCGCCTATAAGCCGGAAACCGGCGAAGAACTGTTCCACAGCTTCGCGGGCGTGCCGATCGTCCGGCGCGAGCAGGCGGTAGGCGTGCTTGCGGTACAGCATCGCGAGCAGCGCCGCTTCGACGATGTAGAGATCGAGGCGCTGCAGACCGTCGCGATGGTGCTGGCCGAGCTGATCGCCGGCGCGGGCCTGATCGACGAGGGCAGCTCCGGTTCGAAGGATGCGCGCGAGAGCGGGCCGGTGCGCCTCGCCGGGCTCAAGCTGGTCGAAGGCATGGCGCGGGGCAGGGCGGTCTACCACCAGCCGCGCATCGAGATCGAGCATACCGTCGCCGAGGATATCGAGGTCGAGCGGCACCGCGTCATCTCCGCTTTCGCCAAGATGCGCGACCAGATCGACCGGATGACCCGCGAGGCCGATTTCGGCGCGGTGGGAGAACATCAGGACGTCCTCGCGATGTACAAGATGTTCGCCTATGACGAGGGCTGGATACGACGCATCAACGAGGCGATCGACGCCGGCCTTACCGCCGAGGCGGCAATCGAGCGCGTGCAGCAGCGCACCCGCATGCGGATGCGTGAGATCGGCGATCCGCTGCTCGCCGATCGCATGCACGACCTGGAGGACCTGTCGAACCGGCTGCTCCGTATCGTTTCGGGCCAGCTCGGCACTGCGGCGCAACTCGGCCTGCGCCAGGATTCAATCCTGATCGCGCGCAACCTGGGTCCCGCCGAACTTCTCGAATATGATCGCCGCCGCCTGAAGGGGGTGGTGCTCGAGGAGGGCTCGCTGACGGCCCATGTCACCATCGTGGCACGGGCGATGGGCGTGCCTGTGCTGGGCCGCGTCAGGGATGTCCGGCGCACCATCAACGACGGCGATACCTTGCTGCTCGACGGCACCGTCGGCTCGGTGGTGGTCCGCCCGAACGCCACCATGGAAGAGGCTTTCGAGGCCCAGATGATGGTCGGGCAGAAGCGCCGGGCCGAGTTTGCCGCGATGCGTGACCTGCCCGCGCAGACGAAGGACGGCCTGCGCATCGAACTGATGGTCAATGCCGGCCTGCGTGACGACATGGCTGCGCTCGACGTCACCGGCGCCGATGGCGTCGGCCTGTTCCGCACCGAGTTCCAGTTCCTCGTCTCGGCGACCCTGCCGCAGCGCGAGCGCCAGCAGCGCCTCTACCGGGAGGTGCTGGAGGCGGCGGGCGACCGGCCGGTGATCTTCCGCACGGTCGACATCGGCGGGGACAAGGCGCTGCCTTATCTCAACACCGACGACGAAGCCGATGAGGAGAACCCCGCGCTCGGCTGGCGCGCGATCCGTCTGGGTCTGGAGCGCGACGCGCTGATGAAGGTCCAGGCGCGCGCGCTGATCGAGGCGGCGGCGGGGCGCACCCTCAGCGTCATGTTCCCGATGGTGTCCGAGCCCTGGGAATATGACGAGGCGGTCGCGCTATTCGAGGCGCAGCGCAAATGGATCCACGATCATGGTCGCGGCGTCCCCAATGCGATCCGTTATGGCACGATGCTGGAGGTTCCGGCGCTGGCCGAGAGTCTGGACATGATCCTGCCCAAGCTCGATTTCCTGTCGATCGGCACCAACGACCTGACCCAGTTCCTGTTCGCCGCCGACCGCGCCAATCCCAAGCTCGCCGAGCGCTATGATTGGTTGAGCCCGGCCATATTGCGCTTCCTCGGCCGCGTCACCCGGCAGGCCTGCGAGGCGAACGTACCCGTCGGCGTCTGCGGCGAGATGGGGGGGCGGCCGCTGGAGGCGATGGCGCTGATCGGGCTCGGCATCGGCCGGCTTTCGATCACGCCCGCGGCGATCGGCCCGGTCAAGGCGATGATCCGCAGCCTGGATGCCGCCGCGCTGCGCGAGCGGATGGCGGACTTCCTTTCCCGCCCGCTGCGCAGCTTGCGGGCCGATCTTTCCGCGTGGGCGGACAGCAATGGGGTTGCGGTCGCCTGA
- a CDS encoding NAD(P)H-dependent flavin oxidoreductase: MSGKARLTELMARGAALLGSEYAILGGAMSWVSERNLVAAMSNAGCFGVIACGAMTPALLDAEIAGTKALTSKPFGVNLITMHPDLFELIEVCAKHGVGHVVLAGGLPPGGAIEKIKASGAKVICFAPALALAKKLIRSGIDALVIEGMEAGGHIGPVTTSVLAQEILPVVAADLPVFVAGGIGRGEAIAGYLEMGAAGVQLGTRFVCATESIAHANFKKAFIRASARDAITSVQIDPRLPVIPVRALKNASSELFTAKQREVAQLLDEGKVEMGEAQLQIEHYWAGALRRAVIDGDVEHGSVMAGQSVGMVTKEEPLADIVETLIEEAAAALERRAA, from the coding sequence ATGAGTGGCAAGGCCCGCCTCACCGAGCTCATGGCGCGCGGCGCGGCCCTGCTGGGCAGCGAATACGCGATCCTTGGCGGCGCGATGAGCTGGGTCTCGGAGCGCAACCTCGTCGCCGCGATGTCCAACGCGGGCTGCTTCGGCGTGATCGCCTGCGGCGCGATGACCCCGGCACTGCTCGATGCCGAGATCGCGGGGACGAAGGCGCTGACATCGAAGCCGTTCGGCGTCAACCTTATCACCATGCACCCTGACCTGTTCGAGCTGATCGAGGTCTGCGCGAAGCATGGTGTCGGCCATGTCGTGCTCGCGGGCGGTCTGCCGCCCGGCGGAGCGATCGAGAAGATCAAGGCGTCGGGCGCCAAGGTGATCTGCTTCGCCCCCGCGCTGGCCCTGGCAAAGAAACTGATCCGTTCTGGTATCGATGCGCTGGTCATCGAAGGCATGGAGGCGGGCGGCCATATCGGCCCCGTCACCACCTCGGTCCTCGCGCAGGAGATATTGCCGGTCGTCGCCGCCGACCTGCCGGTGTTCGTCGCGGGCGGCATCGGCCGGGGCGAGGCGATCGCCGGCTATCTGGAAATGGGCGCGGCGGGCGTCCAGCTCGGCACCCGCTTCGTCTGTGCGACCGAATCGATCGCCCACGCCAATTTCAAGAAGGCCTTCATCCGCGCCTCGGCGCGTGACGCGATCACCAGCGTCCAGATCGACCCGCGCCTGCCTGTGATTCCGGTGCGCGCGCTCAAGAATGCTTCGTCCGAGCTGTTCACCGCGAAGCAGCGTGAAGTTGCCCAGCTACTTGACGAGGGCAAGGTCGAGATGGGCGAGGCCCAGCTCCAGATCGAGCATTACTGGGCCGGTGCCCTCCGCCGCGCAGTGATAGACGGCGACGTCGAGCATGGTTCGGTGATGGCCGGCCAATCGGTCGGCATGGTCACCAAGGAAGAGCCGCTGGCCGATATCGTCGAGACCCTGATTGAGGAAGCGGCGGCGGCGCTGGAGCGTAGAGCCGCCTGA
- a CDS encoding aspartate kinase — protein MARIVMKFGGTSMAGIERIRNVANRVKHEVELGNEVAVVVSAMSGETDRLVNFCREASPLYDPREYDVVVASGEQVTSGLLAIVLQSMGVKARSWMGWQLPIRTSDAHASARIQDINSDAIGKAMAAGEVAVIPGFQGLTEDERITTLGRGGSDTSAVAVAAAMKADRCDIYTDVDGVYTTDPRIVPKARKLAKVTYEEMLELASVGAKVLQTRSVGLAMKEKVRVQVLSSFDQPTDNPTPGTMIVGEEELEGSAMERQLITGIAYDKNETKVTLVAVPDRPGAVASIFTPLADANINVDMIVQNVAHDTGSTDVTFTVPSAELARSLDVLERERGTIGFQKLIHDTKVAKISVVGVGMRSHAGVASKMFEALAQRGINVLAITTSEIKVSVLIDEDFTELAVRVLHTAYGLDAEDAA, from the coding sequence ATGGCACGCATCGTTATGAAATTCGGCGGGACCTCGATGGCGGGGATCGAGCGAATTCGCAACGTCGCGAACCGGGTCAAACATGAGGTTGAACTGGGCAACGAGGTCGCGGTGGTCGTTTCGGCCATGTCGGGCGAGACCGACCGTCTCGTGAATTTCTGTCGCGAGGCGTCACCGCTGTACGATCCGCGCGAATATGACGTGGTCGTCGCCTCTGGCGAGCAGGTCACCAGCGGCCTGCTGGCGATCGTGCTCCAGTCGATGGGGGTGAAGGCGCGCAGCTGGATGGGCTGGCAGCTGCCGATCCGGACCAGCGACGCCCATGCCTCGGCCCGCATCCAGGACATCAATTCGGACGCGATCGGCAAGGCGATGGCCGCCGGCGAAGTCGCGGTCATCCCCGGTTTCCAGGGCCTGACTGAGGATGAGCGGATCACGACCCTCGGCCGTGGCGGCTCGGATACGTCGGCCGTGGCCGTGGCTGCGGCGATGAAGGCCGATCGCTGCGACATCTACACCGACGTTGACGGCGTCTACACCACCGATCCCCGCATCGTGCCCAAGGCACGCAAGCTCGCCAAGGTCACCTATGAGGAGATGCTGGAGCTCGCCTCGGTCGGTGCGAAGGTGCTGCAGACACGCTCGGTCGGGCTCGCCATGAAGGAGAAGGTGAGGGTCCAGGTCCTCTCCTCCTTCGACCAGCCAACGGACAATCCCACCCCCGGCACTATGATCGTCGGCGAGGAAGAACTCGAAGGAAGCGCCATGGAACGCCAGCTCATCACCGGCATCGCCTATGACAAGAACGAGACCAAGGTCACCTTGGTCGCAGTGCCCGATCGCCCCGGTGCGGTGGCATCGATCTTCACGCCGCTGGCCGATGCCAACATCAATGTCGACATGATCGTCCAGAATGTCGCGCATGACACCGGATCGACCGACGTGACCTTCACCGTTCCCTCGGCCGAGCTCGCCCGCTCGCTCGACGTGCTGGAACGCGAGCGGGGCACGATCGGCTTCCAGAAGCTGATCCATGACACCAAGGTCGCCAAGATCTCGGTGGTCGGCGTCGGCATGCGCAGCCATGCGGGCGTCGCTTCGAAGATGTTCGAAGCGCTCGCCCAGCGCGGTATCAACGTGCTCGCCATCACCACGTCGGAGATCAAGGTCTCGGTGCTGATCGACGAGGATTTCACCGAACTCGCGGTCCGCGTCCTCCACACGGCTTATGGCCTCGACGCGGAGGACGCCGCCTGA
- the ubiG gene encoding bifunctional 2-polyprenyl-6-hydroxyphenol methylase/3-demethylubiquinol 3-O-methyltransferase UbiG: MNASAQKNGSVVAEEAAHFGRLAAEWWDPKGSSAMLHKLNPPRLRHIRATIDAHWGTDPESLKPLAGRRAVDVGCGAGLLAEPLARMGAAVTGIDAAPENIAVARLHAEKQGLSIGYRAGGAEALTGETFDLVTSMEVIEHVADPASFVTTLARLLAPGGIMILSTPNRTPLSKLAMITLGEGLGMVPKGTHDWQKFLTPDELAGHIEAAGLRVIERKGLSFSPAVGFHLSDNMALDYFLTAIR; this comes from the coding sequence ATGAACGCAAGCGCACAGAAAAATGGCTCGGTCGTTGCTGAGGAAGCGGCGCATTTCGGCCGATTGGCGGCGGAATGGTGGGATCCGAAGGGCTCCTCCGCGATGCTGCACAAGCTCAATCCGCCGCGGCTGCGGCATATCCGCGCGACGATCGACGCGCATTGGGGAACCGATCCGGAGTCGCTGAAGCCGCTGGCGGGCCGGCGCGCGGTCGACGTCGGCTGCGGCGCGGGGCTGCTCGCCGAACCGCTGGCCCGGATGGGCGCGGCGGTGACGGGCATCGACGCCGCGCCCGAGAACATCGCGGTGGCGCGGCTCCATGCCGAGAAGCAGGGCCTGTCGATCGGGTATCGCGCCGGCGGGGCCGAGGCACTGACCGGCGAGACGTTCGACCTCGTGACGTCGATGGAGGTCATCGAGCATGTCGCCGATCCGGCCAGTTTCGTGACGACGCTTGCGCGGCTGCTCGCACCCGGCGGGATCATGATCCTGTCGACGCCGAACCGCACGCCGCTGTCGAAACTGGCGATGATCACCTTGGGCGAAGGGCTGGGCATGGTGCCAAAGGGAACGCATGACTGGCAGAAGTTCCTGACGCCCGACGAACTGGCCGGCCATATCGAGGCGGCGGGGCTGCGCGTGATAGAGCGCAAGGGGCTGAGCTTCTCGCCGGCGGTGGGCTTCCACCTGAGCGACAATATGGCGCTCGACTATTTCCTCACCGCGATCCGGTGA